The Mucilaginibacter gracilis genomic interval ATGAGCGGGGGCCAGCAAGTTTCGGCATGGCCGAAACATAGCTGGCTCCGCTTACAGGCCAAAGGCCTGTTTCGCTATCTGTATATATGGCTATAGCCATATATACAGAGGCTGTTAAAGCAGCACCTTTGGTGCTGCCCCGCCAAATGCGGCCTGCCGCTTTCCCGGTTCTTCGATAGTCGCCGTTGCGATTATTGGGCTGTTAAACGGTGGCGCCAAAGTTGCCGCCCGTTTTCTCCGTCGACTTGTCGCCGGTCTGTTTTACACCCGTCTGCGGGTGTCGGGCTTTCAGCATACGCTTCGCGGTATCGCTGATTTGCAAGGTGTTCTTTTGCCAATGGCACCGTTAGTGCCTCGTCGGTACGTCGCCCCATCAGGGCGGGTGTATCGGTCTGCGTTCCAAAAGACGTTGGATTTTTGACGGACTTTTCATTGCTTGTGATGCCGTTAAATCAATCTCATAGCATTGACGAACCAAACGGTTTTAATGCGCTCCATCGGCCTTAAAATGCTTTCGCTTTTTTACTGCTGCTGGCCAGATGCTGCACCGCTTCTTCCCTGATTTCTTCTGCTGTTTTTTTACGGCCTGACTTAATCCATTCCGTTAATTCTGAACGATAGAAATACAGGCGCTTACCCCGCTTATTTACCGGGATTTCTTTTCGGCATACTTTACTGTAAACGGTAGGGACTGCCAGGTCTAAAAATTCGGCGGCCTTTGTGATGGGCATCAATTCTTCCTGTTCGGGTGATTGCTCCTGCCGGTTAATTAAAAGCTGTTCTATGTTGTCCAGCTTTTCTTGCATCTTAGTTACCGCCCCGGGTAACTGGTCAAAGGTGAGTATCTCTTTCATTGCGCATTAATTTTGTTTAATGCTGCAATGGTAGGGGCTTGTTTTGCAGGGTTACAAGAGGGTAAACAGTAACCCTGCGTCTACCCCCTCATTTTTTTGCTATTTTTTGTTGCGTGATGCGGGAACGATGAAAAATTTATCTTCTTTTCGTTCAATTTTCAGGATGGGCGATTTGCAGGGGCGCTTTGTCCCCGACATCAATCCATTAAGATAGTCCTCGGGTAGTTCGCGAGGTTGAGACTGCGGGGATAGATATAGGAATTTTGGGGCTATCCATCTTTCAAGGTCGCTCATACGGCAGCCTACAATCAGGTTGGCTTCTTTGAGCTGTTTAAAAGCATCAGCCAGTTGGGTAGCGGAACCACGAAATAATAAAGGACTGGCAGGGGCTTCGTCATCTAATAATAATTTTTCCAGTGCAGCATGTTCTTCAGGAACAAAATAGGTTTTCAATAAGTCAAATAGTTGCCCTGCTGCCCCCTCCTTAAAGGTCGGATAGTATCCCACTAATTTGCCAGCAGCCAACTGTTCTTGACTTAGTTCAGGCTCGGTGACTGCTTCCTGAACCGCTGCTGTTTCCGATACGTCGGGTGTTTCAGATTTTGGAGTTATTATGGTCTCGTTAGTAGTTTCAGCCGTTGCCGCTTCTCGTTTCTCTCTTTCGGCATCCAGCCATTCTTTAAATTCGGCTTCAGACCGCTTTGGCTTAATGGCTGTTTCAGTAGCATAGATTAGTTCCCTTAAAAACTTTTCCCGCAGCTTGACTGATTCGCCAAGGTCTTCTGCAAATTTGCTGCTTACTTCGATTTCCGCATTGGTGGATTGCAGTCCGTTAACAATAAATAAATATTCCAGGTTGACGGAAAAAACAAAGTGACGTTCATAGACCTGCGTCATTTCCGAATGGTGGTCGTGGTAATTTCTCCAAAATTCCTTAAAACGTTCCCGGACTTTGGCAAGTTCTTCCAATTGTAACTTGATGCGTTCTTTATCTAATGCTATCAGATCGATAAAGGCCATATCTTTCAATACCCGTAATTCGCTCCGGTAAGAAAAACTGTCATAGTATTGGGTCTGATGGCTTATGTCGTAGACCTTAACATGCTTCTTTTCATTCGTTCCCCATTCCATGTGAATATCATCCTCGATGATGCGCAGATCAAATGTTTGGATACGGGTAAGAAATTCTTTCAAGTGCTGCATAGGCGGGCAGATTTACATATGCAAATTTAAGTATTATATAGTCAACACAAAAGCACACAACTGCTCCTCTATAAATAATACCTGCCCTACTTGCCGGACAAATGTCCAAAATAGGTGATTAAAACTTATTTTCACTTGCTTCCAAACTATAATCAGCCCCTTGCCAACAGCCTTGTCACTGATTTCAGCTTCAATACCCGAAGTACCGATGAAATTTATGGCTTAGACAACATATTTAGATGGATATGATTCGTCAGATCTCCAGGATGTCAGCGCACTGGCTTTTGAATCGTATTCAGGACGTCTAAAATTCACGCGTCTTTCCAGACAAATATTCATAACCGGAATTTTCAATAAGTAGCCACCGGCACCAAGATGTTCCTGTTGACTACAGCACCGAAACTGGCTAAAATATTTAAAGGGCAGCCCCATTTAGAATACTGCCCTTTAATAATTTATTTCGATGTCAGATCGGCATCAATTTCATAAAACAACCCTTTATATTCAAAATCTTCTGGTAGGCCTGACTCGAAGAAACTGAAGCTAACGATATAAACGTTATAACTCGTTCTTGTGAGTGTATTAACATAAGTTTGGTATATCAAACCATCTCCAGTCATTGCTGGTGCTTTGGTAACAGAATTTAAAAAACTGAATTTAAAATTCTGCTGTTGTGTACCATTTACCACGGGCCGTTGAATCACTATAAAATCACTGCTCAATGTTGTGGTCACATTAGGAATGGTTGTGAATAACTCGTAAACACCCTTAACGTTTGGTGCCCATACCTGAACATCAATCTTTTCAAATCCAAGTAATGCCAAATCATGTTTAATCTTTATTTTCATGTAACCGTCAGGTGCCGGTGTAACATTTTCCAATGGATTGGCGGGAGGTGGTGGCGGCGGGGGAAGTTCAGTCAGTAATACCGGGACCGTGGTACTATCCGGCTGATAAATATAATACTTTTGAGAACCTGCAATAGTCAGTTTAAAATCTGTAATTTTTTCACCATTACTTTTATAAAGCTCAAAGCTCTTATCGCCATACTCAGACGTGAGCACCCATCCTCCAGAATACTTTTTACCCTTGTATAAAATATAGGGTGTTATAGCATACTTTGTTGCGTTCACAAATTCCGTCTGTGCAAACCTTACCCTTGCAGTTTCTTCTGTTTTTTTACAAGCGGTCATGCAGAAGAGCAAAACCAGCAGGCGCAATAGCATATTTTTCATTTTCTTAGAATTTATAGGTGACTGTTAAACTTGGGGTAATCCCGTATTTGATGCGGTAACGTACGGCATCGTACTCTTTTTCATAGCTGTCTTTACCAAAAGAAGTGTTATAAGTGCTGGTGCCGGAAACTTGTTTATATCCGTTCGAGTTGATATAATAGATCGACGTTGAATTAAGCAGGTTGCCTACATTCAGCTTAATGTCCATCTTTTGTTTTAGAAAACGGGCATATAGTTGCAAATCGATCAGATCTCGCCCGTTCTCATATTCTGTTAAATTGGGATTGCTGCTGATCGTGTAAGTACGGCGGCCCGCTTTGTTGTAGCTTAGGGTTAAGCCATAGTTAGGGGAAGAATAACTGATCCCGGCGTTGACCGTATAAGGTGATTGACCGTATAAGGCACGCGTTTCCTGGTTCTCAACAATAGTTCCATTCCCTAAGGTACTCAGCGTATGGATCTTCGATTTAATCAGCGTGCCGTTGCCAAACAGCGTAATATTACGTAACCACTGCTGATCAGATAAAAAGCCCAGCGTTTTGCGAATTTCCAGTTCCATCCCATAATTAACGGCATCCTTTTGATTCTGGTAACGATAACGGGTCACTTTAGTAGCGTCCCTGTCAACCACCAGCTCAATAGGCTTATCAAATGATTTGTAAAAACCCGACACGGAAACGATCTCACCTACTGAAGGATACCACTCATAGCGTAAATCGCTGTTTTTGATCTTGGTGCTTACGACATCGTCGCCTACGATATCAGCATTTAAAAACGGATCATAAAAGCCGAAATAAGATGTTTCCCTGAAATCCGGGCGGATAACCGTTTTTGCAAACGATGCCCTGAAATTCATTTTAGAGGTAATGCTGTAGATTAAATTAGCAGATGGCAGATAAGTGGTGTTTTTTTCACCGGTAACATTTCGTAAACTGGATTTATCCGAGATCAGGGGCTGCTTATTTTGCAAGTCATAGTTTTCTCCCCGCACCCCATAAACGATCCTGATCTTTTTCAGGAAGCGTTGATCGAGCATCAAGTAAAAAGCATGAAATTTAGAGGAACCATCAAATTGAGACCCATTATTTCCATCAGCCAGGTAATAAGCCTGGTTTGAATGTTCACCGGTACCTATATTTTCCGGGGCAAGCACTTCTTCATAAGGGCGGTCAAAGGCGTTAAATGCCCTGTCCTCGGTCCTTATTTTCAAAGTGGTGGCACTCAAATCCCGTTTTTTGTATATACCGCTATATCCGCCTTTTATTAAACTTTTATCACCCAGAAAATTAAAGGGCTGGCTCAGGTTTGCCCCCCAATTATAATCGGTTTCCTTTGTATCGGTAAATAGGCGATAATCATAATCAGGCGAATTCTGTGCAGGGTTAACCACTGCCGGGGTCTGGTAGTATTCATTACCATCATCGGTCCGCCCGGTTAAACGGTAAGTAAATTTGGTGCGATCTTTTACTTCCTGCCTTACCGTAGTGATGCCGCCCAGCCAGCTTAATTTAAGACCGGCGTTGGTTAATTTGTATTCACCCTCCAGTTTGTGTTGCAAAATGCGGGTGATCTCCGGGGTTTGCAGGTTTTGCTGTGTACGGGCATAATCGTTATCAAAACCAGCGCTGGCAAACATACCCGTAGAGGTGTTGAGTATGTTGTTAAAGATCTGGGAATAAAGGTTCTTAAATCCTATCTTATAGTTCTTTCCCTGGATGCCGGTATTGAACTGTGCGCCGATGGTGCTATTATATTTGTATATATGACCGTTACGGCGGCGGCCTGCGCTGTCGATATAGTTTGGCCCGGCTGCGGGATAACCGTAATTGGCCAGAAACTCCCTTACATCCTGAAAATCGTTCGTTTCCTGGCTGTTACGGAAACTTAAACCGGCTACAAAACCTATCTTCTGGTCGTTCTTCAAATCATAAGTACGCCCTAATGAGATTCGGTAGTTTTGGTTAGCGCCACCGGTAGAGGTATAGCGTTTAAAGGCATCGGGGCTGAACAATTTACTTTGCGGCACGGCATAATCTGGTACGGCCACGCTACCCCAGGATTGGATCCCGGCAGGCAGCTTGCGGTGTCCGTCGTCAAAGCCCCAAAAGTCATACTTGCCCCTCTTGCCCGATTCAACAAAATTCTTGCCTAATACATTGCTGTTAAAACCCGTACCCAGCGAAAGGACGGTGAAATTTTCCAGCGGAATGTCCAGCGTATTTACAGAAACCTGTCCGCCGGCAAATTCGGCCGATACATCCGGGGTAGCTGTTTTGTTCACCACCACATTACTCACCATTTCTACCGGGATCACATCAAAGGCGAAATTGCGGCGGTTCATGTCTGTGCTGGGTAATACGATCCCGTCAATCATACCTTGGTTATAGCGTTCGGTTAAACCACGCACAACGATATAACGGTTATCCACCGTGCTTACACCGCTTACCCTTTTTAGCACCTGCCCCATGTTATTATCCGGAGTGCGGGCTATCTGTTCGGCACTGATGCCATCGGTTACGCTGGCGGCGTTTTTTTGCGTTGCGTAAAGGCCTGCGGTGGCTTCTTTTTTATAGGAGGATTGTATCACTACCGCATTCAGCGCGTTGGATGCGGTTAGCAATACGATATCCAGTTTGGTTAGCCCGTCTGCTTTTACAACAACATCGGCTATCCGCTTGGTTTGAAAGGAAACGTAACTCACTTCAACCGTGTAAGTACCAGGTGGCGCGGTAATACTATAGGAGCCATCGACAGCGCTTGCGATAGTCGTATTCAGCTCAATGATCCTGATATTGGCTCCCGGCAGGCTCTCACCTTTATCGTCCACTACCTTGCCATAAATCTTCCCGGGCGGTATGGGTACCGGTTTACTGTCTATCACGATAAACCCGCCCACGGCTTTGTAAAGCAGGTTGGTGTGTTCAACAATACTATTTAATGCTTCTATCACGGTGATACCGGAAGCCATAATGGTTGTTTTTTTACTGATACCTGCTGTAGCTTTGTCCCTGATAAAAAACTGGACGTTGCCCTGTTTTTCTATCGCTGCCAGGCATTGCGCAACGGTAGCTTTTTCTAATTTTAAGGATATCTGCCGGTTAAGATCCTGACTTCTGGCGGTACTGGCATATAATACGCCGAAGAATGCCATCTGTATGGCCGTGATGATCAGCGAGGTTCTCATAATCAATCGGAAATAAGGATATTGTTGTAATCCTTTTTGTTTTTGCATCTTTGTGATAATTACGGTTGGTTTCTTTTAAGAAACCTAATTTGTTAATTGCCGGAAGTTTTACTCCCGGGATATTTACATAAAGCCACCTGGCGACCAAACCGAGGCTTTTTGTGCGATAGGGCCGTCCCTTTACAGGGGACGGTTTTTTTATGGGGTGAGTACTATCTATTTCATATTGATGGTTTTATGGTTAATAAATACGGATAGTTGAATCTTTAAGCGCGTATTTGAAGTGTCCGGTAATGCTTAACACCTCCATGGCATCCTTAACCGAAATGGTTGGCGGCAGCACACCCGAAATAGCTTCTTTTGCCCTTTTTGGGTTGTTAATATTGATCTTCACTTTATACCATCGTTCCAGGTCTTCGGCCATGTGGGATAACGACGCATGCTGAAAAACCAGCTTACCCTGTTTCCATTGGGTAAGACCGTCAACCGCGATAAAATTAGAGGTTACCTTTTGTGTTGCGGCATCCCAGCTTACCATTTGCCCGGGTAATAAAACGGCTAAAGGTTTAACTTTTAATGAGCCGGTATCAAGGCTCCCTACGCTCACCTTACCCGTAGCTACACTAACACTGACCGGTCGGTTCGGGAAAGCTTCTATTTTGAAGGAGGTGCCCAATACGCAGGTTTGTACTCCCGCAGCATGTACGATGAAAGCCTTTTTAGGGTTATGTACAACCTCGAAAAAAGCTTCACCTGTTAAACGGATATCCCGTGTTTTACCGGTGAACCGTTCGGGAAACTGAATGCTGCTGCCCGCGCCCAGATAGATAATGGAGCTATCGGGTAATATAATGGTGGACCGCTGCCCGTAAGGATTGTGTTTTTCTACCATCGCAATTACAGGCGGCGGCTGATTATTTCTGTTATGAAACACCCAGAATGCACTAAAGCCAATGATGGTGGTGATCCATATCGCCGCATATTTTAAATAGAAAGGCTTTCCTGGTGGTTTCAGGACAGGATATACTTTTTCGTTATCTGCCTCCGAAATAAGCGTACGGATTCTTTGTTTCCACTGGTGCATTTGTTCATCGGATGGATTTTCTACCTGGGTATCCTCTATCGTTTTTTGCCATTCGCCGGTTAATAGTTCATGCAACTGCTGTTCGTTGCCGGGATGTTCCAGCCATTTTAAAACCAAGGCCGTTTCTGTGGCTGTACACTGGTTTTCCAGGAATTTTTCTAATAGTGCTCGCGTTACCTGTTCTTCCATTTTTGTTGTTCATTAAGCATGACGCAACAAATCGGCGGTACTACCAACGCAATCGAAAATAAATTT includes:
- a CDS encoding helix-turn-helix domain-containing protein, yielding MKEILTFDQLPGAVTKMQEKLDNIEQLLINRQEQSPEQEELMPITKAAEFLDLAVPTVYSKVCRKEIPVNKRGKRLYFYRSELTEWIKSGRKKTAEEIREEAVQHLASSSKKAKAF
- a CDS encoding TonB-dependent receptor, with the translated sequence MRTSLIITAIQMAFFGVLYASTARSQDLNRQISLKLEKATVAQCLAAIEKQGNVQFFIRDKATAGISKKTTIMASGITVIEALNSIVEHTNLLYKAVGGFIVIDSKPVPIPPGKIYGKVVDDKGESLPGANIRIIELNTTIASAVDGSYSITAPPGTYTVEVSYVSFQTKRIADVVVKADGLTKLDIVLLTASNALNAVVIQSSYKKEATAGLYATQKNAASVTDGISAEQIARTPDNNMGQVLKRVSGVSTVDNRYIVVRGLTERYNQGMIDGIVLPSTDMNRRNFAFDVIPVEMVSNVVVNKTATPDVSAEFAGGQVSVNTLDIPLENFTVLSLGTGFNSNVLGKNFVESGKRGKYDFWGFDDGHRKLPAGIQSWGSVAVPDYAVPQSKLFSPDAFKRYTSTGGANQNYRISLGRTYDLKNDQKIGFVAGLSFRNSQETNDFQDVREFLANYGYPAAGPNYIDSAGRRRNGHIYKYNSTIGAQFNTGIQGKNYKIGFKNLYSQIFNNILNTSTGMFASAGFDNDYARTQQNLQTPEITRILQHKLEGEYKLTNAGLKLSWLGGITTVRQEVKDRTKFTYRLTGRTDDGNEYYQTPAVVNPAQNSPDYDYRLFTDTKETDYNWGANLSQPFNFLGDKSLIKGGYSGIYKKRDLSATTLKIRTEDRAFNAFDRPYEEVLAPENIGTGEHSNQAYYLADGNNGSQFDGSSKFHAFYLMLDQRFLKKIRIVYGVRGENYDLQNKQPLISDKSSLRNVTGEKNTTYLPSANLIYSITSKMNFRASFAKTVIRPDFRETSYFGFYDPFLNADIVGDDVVSTKIKNSDLRYEWYPSVGEIVSVSGFYKSFDKPIELVVDRDATKVTRYRYQNQKDAVNYGMELEIRKTLGFLSDQQWLRNITLFGNGTLIKSKIHTLSTLGNGTIVENQETRALYGQSPYTVNAGISYSSPNYGLTLSYNKAGRRTYTISSNPNLTEYENGRDLIDLQLYARFLKQKMDIKLNVGNLLNSTSIYYINSNGYKQVSGTSTYNTSFGKDSYEKEYDAVRYRIKYGITPSLTVTYKF
- a CDS encoding FecR family protein, producing the protein MEEQVTRALLEKFLENQCTATETALVLKWLEHPGNEQQLHELLTGEWQKTIEDTQVENPSDEQMHQWKQRIRTLISEADNEKVYPVLKPPGKPFYLKYAAIWITTIIGFSAFWVFHNRNNQPPPVIAMVEKHNPYGQRSTIILPDSSIIYLGAGSSIQFPERFTGKTRDIRLTGEAFFEVVHNPKKAFIVHAAGVQTCVLGTSFKIEAFPNRPVSVSVATGKVSVGSLDTGSLKVKPLAVLLPGQMVSWDAATQKVTSNFIAVDGLTQWKQGKLVFQHASLSHMAEDLERWYKVKININNPKRAKEAISGVLPPTISVKDAMEVLSITGHFKYALKDSTIRIY